One stretch of Phycisphaerales bacterium DNA includes these proteins:
- a CDS encoding SHOCT domain-containing protein, producing MMGAATSPTPPPNDASTLIGQIVPWAIVLIVLLVIAFFGLTWLSRRLGPDDSPTENIGFTLQDLRAMRDRGELTEQEFLKARSHMIEQVDPPAPASKDPE from the coding sequence ATGATGGGAGCTGCTACATCTCCGACTCCACCACCAAATGACGCCAGTACGTTGATTGGTCAGATTGTGCCATGGGCAATTGTGCTCATCGTGCTCCTTGTGATCGCTTTTTTTGGCCTCACTTGGCTGAGCCGTAGATTGGGACCAGACGACAGCCCTACTGAAAACATCGGATTCACCCTTCAAGATCTCAGGGCCATGCGAGATCGTGGAGAGCTCACTGAGCAAGAATTCCTGAAGGCTCGTAGCCATATGATTGAACAAGTTGACCCCCCTGCTCCTGCATCGAAGGATCCTGAATAA
- the tig gene encoding trigger factor, giving the protein MTDAPATESTTETTDASVPEVKIEDQGPARKRLTITVSAEAIQDKMQDSLSAMSQQAQVPGFRKGHVPAKLLEKRFGTAMRDETKNQVIADAYSKALEANELEPVGEPEPDDAMKELAIEDGKPLVFSVTVEVTPDFTLPAIDGLKLQRPLLEINDKHIDEELERQALQSGSAEQINDGIGPGDRVLGRVSATIKDAEKPFFSHDSVPVLLPRDEKNGPLLGLMIENLVDLFAGKKTGDEVIIETIGPEAHEQEELRGAAIIITFNIKDAHRIHPAEIQQIVDAYGLASEAVLREQIQLALEQRRDQQQAAALRDQATKQFSEQVDFELPEAMAGRQAARLLEQQEMELLHRGVPQDEVDIRIAELRSEAQEVARKRLKTYFLLRRLSKDQGVEVSESEINGRIASIAIQRGHRPDQLRTELTNAGRMGELEETLRHEKAGDVLVEKADITDVTIEQWREMNAEDGATSTKKKTSTTASKKKTSATASKKKTTATASKKKTTKKTTKKTTKKTAD; this is encoded by the coding sequence ATGACCGACGCCCCAGCCACCGAGAGTACCACCGAGACCACTGACGCCTCTGTCCCCGAAGTAAAGATCGAGGATCAAGGCCCTGCTCGCAAACGTCTGACGATTACGGTTTCAGCAGAAGCCATCCAAGACAAGATGCAAGACTCGCTGTCAGCAATGTCTCAGCAAGCGCAAGTTCCTGGCTTCCGAAAAGGCCATGTTCCCGCCAAACTTCTTGAAAAGCGGTTTGGAACTGCGATGCGCGACGAAACCAAAAATCAGGTCATCGCTGATGCCTATTCGAAGGCATTAGAAGCCAATGAACTTGAGCCGGTTGGAGAACCAGAACCAGATGATGCGATGAAGGAGCTTGCCATAGAAGATGGCAAACCCTTGGTCTTTTCAGTCACGGTTGAAGTGACCCCTGACTTCACGCTTCCAGCAATTGATGGCCTGAAATTACAGCGACCACTTCTTGAAATCAATGACAAACACATCGATGAAGAGCTCGAACGTCAGGCACTTCAGTCTGGCAGCGCAGAGCAGATCAATGATGGCATTGGGCCTGGTGACCGCGTACTGGGTCGCGTCTCAGCGACAATCAAGGATGCTGAAAAACCGTTCTTCAGTCATGATTCAGTTCCTGTACTGCTTCCCCGTGATGAGAAAAATGGACCACTGCTTGGCTTGATGATTGAAAATCTGGTTGATTTGTTTGCTGGGAAGAAAACTGGTGACGAAGTCATTATTGAGACCATCGGCCCCGAAGCCCACGAACAGGAAGAGCTTCGAGGCGCCGCCATCATCATTACATTCAATATTAAGGATGCACATCGCATCCATCCTGCAGAGATACAACAGATTGTTGATGCTTATGGCCTGGCAAGCGAAGCTGTTCTACGTGAGCAGATCCAACTTGCCCTAGAGCAGCGTCGTGATCAACAACAAGCTGCCGCACTACGCGATCAGGCAACCAAACAGTTCAGCGAACAAGTTGACTTTGAATTGCCTGAGGCGATGGCTGGCCGCCAAGCCGCTCGCTTGCTTGAGCAACAAGAAATGGAATTGCTACATCGCGGCGTACCTCAGGATGAAGTAGACATACGCATTGCTGAGCTTCGTTCAGAAGCTCAAGAGGTTGCTCGCAAGCGGCTCAAAACCTACTTCCTGCTGCGTCGACTTTCGAAGGACCAGGGCGTTGAGGTGTCGGAGTCTGAAATAAATGGCCGGATCGCTTCAATTGCAATTCAGCGGGGTCACCGCCCAGATCAGCTTCGCACTGAGCTGACCAATGCGGGCCGAATGGGCGAACTCGAAGAGACGCTCCGCCATGAGAAGGCTGGTGATGTACTTGTTGAGAAGGCAGATATCACGGATGTGACCATCGAGCAATGGCGTGAAATGAACGCAGAAGATGGTGCCACCTCTACAAAGAAAAAGACATCCACAACTGCGAGCAAGAAAAAGACCTCCGCAACTGCGAGCAAGAAAAAGACCACCGCAACTGCAAGCAAGAAAAAGACCACCAAGAAGACCACAAAGAAGACCACCAAAAAAACTGCTGACTGA